The following coding sequences are from one Clostridioides difficile ATCC 9689 = DSM 1296 window:
- a CDS encoding endonuclease/exonuclease/phosphatase family protein, with protein sequence MKIVTYNIHKCMDSNNRLTLTKMGLYLKQLDCDVICLQEVLYPQFLALKAVLNMDGVFATNVKKVNMIYGICTFTTSKMLNSNHFFLTSKKEQRGALCITIDAYGRIINVINTHLGLDRQERAKQLDEIIDYRNRLVGIVILCGDFNEKNVFLSMFNDMAISLNKSYLPTFEKSNSRIDYIFVNKNTELKGYTVEKIYLSDHYPVIGYI encoded by the coding sequence ATGAAAATAGTAACCTACAATATTCATAAATGTATGGATTCAAATAATAGATTAACTCTAACTAAAATGGGGTTATATTTAAAACAATTGGATTGTGATGTAATTTGTTTGCAAGAAGTATTATATCCTCAATTTTTAGCTTTAAAAGCTGTTTTAAATATGGATGGTGTCTTTGCGACAAATGTAAAAAAAGTAAATATGATATATGGTATTTGTACATTTACAACATCTAAAATGTTAAACAGTAATCATTTTTTCTTAACTAGCAAAAAAGAACAACGGGGAGCTCTTTGTATAACTATAGATGCATATGGAAGAATTATAAATGTAATAAATACTCACTTGGGACTTGATAGGCAGGAGAGAGCAAAACAATTAGACGAAATAATAGACTATAGGAACAGATTAGTGGGGATAGTTATTTTATGTGGTGATTTTAATGAGAAAAATGTCTTTTTAAGTATGTTTAATGATATGGCTATTTCACTAAACAAGTCTTACTTACCAACATTTGAAAAATCAAACTCTAGAATAGATTACATTTTTGTTAATAAAAATACTGAACTAAAAGGATACACAGTAGAAAAAATTTACCTGTCAGACCATTATCCTGTAATAGGTTACATTTAA
- a CDS encoding M42 family metallopeptidase, which translates to MNLNLTNTINLMKKYLDIPSPAGYTENAVLEIKKDFENLGLDTILTKKGALIATLPGEDDSNQITISAHMDTLGAIVKEISSDGTLKYHKVGGGCWAAIEGENCTVITRKGKKIRGSVVFKYASTHIYGQTKAATERNEETMIIRLDEKVFTKQDVLDLGISVGDFVCLDHRFEATESGFIKSRYIDNKSAVAMVLEICRYFKENNLTPKHTTNFYISNYEEIGHGVSKCLPEKTKEFVAIDIAPTGPSQTSSEHGVTIVAKDNLSLYDFNLRNKLVDVAEDNNLDYAVDVFTFYGSDASEAIRWGEDVQIACVGPGTNNSHHYERTHIEAIENTLKLLINYMLKE; encoded by the coding sequence ATGAATTTAAATTTAACTAATACTATAAATTTAATGAAAAAATATTTGGACATTCCAAGCCCAGCTGGATATACTGAAAATGCAGTTTTAGAAATCAAAAAAGATTTTGAAAATTTAGGTCTTGACACTATTCTTACAAAAAAAGGTGCACTTATAGCTACTCTTCCTGGTGAAGATGATTCAAATCAAATAACAATATCTGCACATATGGATACACTTGGAGCTATAGTAAAAGAAATATCATCTGATGGTACTCTTAAATACCATAAAGTTGGTGGTGGATGTTGGGCAGCTATAGAGGGAGAAAACTGTACTGTTATAACTAGAAAAGGTAAAAAAATCAGAGGAAGTGTTGTATTTAAGTATGCTTCTACTCATATATATGGTCAAACAAAAGCTGCCACTGAAAGAAATGAAGAAACAATGATTATTAGACTTGATGAAAAAGTATTTACAAAGCAAGATGTATTAGATTTAGGAATAAGTGTTGGGGATTTTGTATGCCTAGACCATAGATTTGAGGCTACAGAATCTGGTTTTATAAAATCTAGATATATAGATAATAAATCAGCTGTAGCAATGGTTCTTGAAATATGTAGATATTTTAAAGAAAACAATTTAACACCTAAGCATACTACTAACTTTTATATAAGTAATTATGAAGAAATTGGACATGGTGTTTCTAAATGTTTACCTGAAAAAACAAAAGAATTTGTAGCAATAGATATAGCACCTACTGGACCAAGTCAAACATCTAGTGAACATGGTGTAACTATAGTTGCAAAAGATAATTTATCATTATATGATTTTAATTTAAGAAACAAGCTTGTCGATGTTGCAGAAGACAATAATTTAGACTACGCTGTCGATGTATTTACTTTCTATGGTTCAGATGCTTCAGAAGCTATTCGTTGGGGAGAAGATGTTCAAATAGCATGTGTTGGTCCTGGAACAAACAATAGTCACCATTATGAAAGAACACATATAGAAGCTATTGAAAATACACTAAAATTACTTATAAATTATATGCTTAAAGAATAA
- a CDS encoding DUF819 domain-containing protein, with the protein MIETGFVYCSFLVVFVGVIFFMVDKLKWKVFDVINPMLLIYLGSAILGSFGLFAQNEDVGTYQNIITVNFLPLMLVFLLIQCDLRKILKMGPKMLLSFFCATFTFMLGFVIAFIIFKNSMGADSWKILGAASGSWIGGSSNMIVAANALGVAEEGLSYAILMGSIGYTVWMSVCLMSVKFGPKFNKWTKCDTSFIDEVTSKLEKENKDNTAPMFVELMILLSVGFGVASFAQIVSKILPTSGILNETMWVVLVASTVSILLGMTKISKLKGSTLVGNVFMYLLLAATGSKANFFGLSEAPVYIMFGLVVVLVHAISFIGLAKLFKLDLFTCEVGSIANIGGVTTAPMIAGVHNPVLIPVGVLMGLLGNIIGTYCALMVTQILHMLA; encoded by the coding sequence GTGATTGAGACTGGATTTGTATATTGTAGTTTCTTGGTTGTATTCGTAGGTGTAATTTTTTTTATGGTTGATAAATTGAAATGGAAGGTATTTGATGTTATTAATCCAATGCTTTTAATATACTTAGGTTCAGCTATACTTGGATCATTTGGTTTATTTGCACAGAATGAAGATGTTGGAACGTATCAAAACATAATAACAGTGAACTTCCTTCCATTAATGTTAGTGTTTTTGTTAATTCAATGTGATTTAAGAAAAATATTAAAGATGGGGCCTAAAATGTTATTATCATTTTTCTGTGCTACATTTACATTTATGCTTGGATTTGTTATAGCATTCATAATTTTTAAAAATTCAATGGGTGCAGATTCATGGAAAATTCTTGGGGCAGCATCTGGTTCATGGATAGGTGGCTCATCAAATATGATTGTAGCAGCTAATGCTCTAGGAGTTGCAGAAGAAGGACTTAGTTATGCAATACTTATGGGTTCTATAGGATATACAGTATGGATGTCTGTTTGTCTAATGTCTGTGAAATTTGGACCTAAATTTAACAAATGGACAAAGTGCGATACAAGTTTTATAGATGAGGTTACATCAAAACTTGAAAAAGAAAATAAAGATAATACGGCACCTATGTTTGTAGAACTTATGATTTTACTTTCTGTTGGGTTTGGAGTTGCGTCTTTTGCACAAATTGTATCCAAGATACTTCCAACTTCAGGTATACTTAATGAAACTATGTGGGTAGTACTTGTTGCATCTACAGTATCAATATTATTGGGTATGACAAAAATATCAAAGCTTAAAGGGAGTACACTGGTAGGAAATGTGTTTATGTATTTACTCCTTGCAGCTACAGGTAGTAAAGCAAATTTCTTTGGATTGTCAGAAGCACCTGTTTACATAATGTTTGGATTGGTAGTAGTCCTTGTACATGCTATTTCATTTATAGGGCTTGCTAAACTATTTAAACTTGATTTATTTACTTGTGAAGTAGGAAGTATAGCTAATATAGGAGGAGTAACTACAGCTCCAATGATTGCTGGGGTTCACAATCCTGTATTAATACCAGTAGGTGTACTTATGGGGCTTCTAGGAAATATTATAGGGACTTATTGTGCTCTTATGGTAACTCAAATATTACATATGTTAGCTTAA